Proteins encoded within one genomic window of Lysinibacillus louembei:
- the recN gene encoding DNA repair protein RecN: MLREISIRNFAIIDDLTVSFADGLTVLTGETGAGKSIIIDAVHLLAGGRASQEFIRHGARKAELGGLFHIMDDHHPVFAKLDEAGIEFEDGTIILRRDINDNGKSVCRINGKLVPTNVLREIGGSLIDIHGQHENQELMDEKQHIHLLDHFAQDELAPVLTIYSEKYEAYRNLKREVAALSLDEQRMAQRIDLYQFQMNELEDAGLKLGEEETLTEERLRLMNFHKIFERASIAYEAISAEQHGLDYIGNAMSALDDIASLDEQFKEATEAVTTSFYALQDASYQIKNVLDELEFDAGRLNEVEQRLAQYQTMKRKYGTTVEEILAYYDKISEELMQLMNHDETIQKNEQRLRQMEVELQQLAEQLTAIRKKHAVLLSEAIMEQLRVLHMEKAKFIVKFESLDTFDAYGKDYVAFYISTNVGEPPKSLPKIASGGELSRMMLALKTIFSSTNGITSIIFDEVDTGVSGRVAQAIAEKIAAISIHSQVLCISHLPQVAAMADQHYLIKKQVEHDRTFTTVTEIKERARIEEVSRMMSGAEITDLTLQHAQELVEIADTRKRAML; the protein is encoded by the coding sequence TTGCTAAGAGAGATAAGTATTCGCAATTTTGCGATTATTGATGATTTAACAGTAAGCTTTGCGGATGGTTTAACTGTTTTAACAGGTGAAACGGGTGCTGGTAAGTCCATTATTATTGATGCCGTGCATTTACTTGCAGGTGGTCGTGCCTCACAGGAATTTATCCGTCATGGCGCAAGAAAAGCAGAACTTGGTGGTCTCTTTCATATTATGGATGATCACCATCCGGTTTTTGCAAAGCTTGATGAAGCTGGGATTGAATTTGAGGATGGCACCATTATTTTACGTCGTGATATTAATGATAACGGCAAAAGCGTTTGTCGCATTAATGGCAAGCTTGTTCCGACAAATGTTTTGCGTGAAATTGGTGGCAGCTTAATTGATATACATGGTCAGCATGAAAATCAAGAGCTGATGGATGAAAAGCAGCATATTCATTTATTAGACCATTTTGCGCAGGATGAGCTTGCGCCCGTTTTAACAATCTATAGTGAAAAATATGAAGCTTATCGCAATTTGAAGCGTGAAGTTGCTGCACTTAGCTTAGATGAGCAACGAATGGCACAGCGCATTGATTTATACCAATTTCAAATGAATGAGCTTGAAGACGCAGGGCTAAAACTTGGCGAGGAAGAGACACTCACTGAAGAGCGCTTGCGCTTAATGAATTTCCATAAAATTTTTGAGCGTGCAAGCATCGCCTATGAGGCGATTTCAGCTGAGCAGCATGGCTTAGATTATATTGGCAATGCGATGTCAGCACTTGATGATATCGCTTCATTAGATGAGCAATTTAAAGAAGCTACAGAGGCAGTGACAACAAGCTTTTATGCATTGCAGGATGCTAGTTATCAAATAAAAAATGTATTGGATGAATTGGAATTTGATGCAGGTCGCTTAAACGAGGTTGAGCAACGTTTGGCACAGTATCAAACGATGAAGCGTAAATATGGCACGACTGTTGAAGAAATTTTAGCCTATTATGATAAAATTTCGGAGGAGTTAATGCAGCTAATGAATCATGACGAAACCATCCAAAAAAATGAGCAACGTTTGCGTCAAATGGAAGTAGAGCTACAGCAGCTAGCAGAGCAATTAACTGCGATTCGTAAAAAGCATGCGGTGCTTTTAAGTGAAGCGATTATGGAGCAATTGCGTGTGTTACATATGGAAAAGGCAAAATTTATCGTTAAATTTGAATCCTTGGATACATTTGATGCATATGGGAAAGATTATGTCGCATTCTACATTTCAACAAATGTAGGCGAGCCACCGAAATCGTTGCCAAAAATTGCTTCAGGCGGTGAGTTGTCGCGTATGATGCTTGCATTAAAAACAATCTTTTCTTCAACAAACGGCATTACATCGATTATTTTCGATGAGGTCGATACAGGTGTAAGTGGGCGTGTAGCACAGGCGATTGCTGAAAAAATTGCGGCAATCTCTATTCATTCACAAGTGCTTTGCATTTCACATTTACCACAGGTGGCTGCGATGGCCGATCAGCATTATTTAATTAAAAAGCAAGTTGAGCATGACCGTACATTTACAACAGTGACGGAAATTAAAGAACGTGCCCGTATTGAGGAAGTAAGCCGCATGATGAGTGGTGCGGAAATTACCGATTTAACATTGCAGCATGCACAGGAACTTGTAGAAATTGCAGATACAAGAAAAAGAGCAATGCTATAA
- a CDS encoding SpoIVB peptidase S55 domain-containing protein produces MCHLRNLLLVIFFILIPVQVSAKELIPMGQSIGIQLKLPFIYVSHDILLPNGEWLKQGDKVLAVDEQEINQIQQFAEIKEPSALRIERANKEKVLNLTSEEIQNVLPFLKDETDGIGTLTFLDPTTNEYGALGHQIVDSALTTPPPFIDGAIFLASISQVKKSEPGQPGYKISIVNKDRQRLGNVLFNNVYGVFGEWEQGLSQSLRQPMEIMHDSEIKRGEAQMLTAIEGEKVEKFAITIDKVDGANIVFRVTDPKLLSKTGGILQGMSGSPIIQNDRFVGAVTHMFVEHPAKGAALSIGEMLKKSPK; encoded by the coding sequence ATGTGCCATTTGCGTAATCTTTTACTCGTTATTTTCTTTATTTTGATTCCTGTGCAAGTATCTGCAAAGGAACTCATACCAATGGGGCAATCAATTGGTATTCAGTTAAAACTACCCTTTATTTACGTATCACATGACATACTTTTACCAAATGGCGAATGGTTAAAGCAAGGTGATAAAGTGCTCGCAGTTGATGAGCAAGAGATTAATCAAATACAGCAATTTGCTGAAATTAAAGAGCCATCAGCATTGCGCATTGAACGTGCGAACAAAGAGAAAGTTTTAAACTTAACAAGCGAAGAAATACAAAATGTGTTGCCCTTTTTAAAAGATGAAACAGATGGCATTGGAACTTTGACATTTCTTGACCCTACAACGAACGAATATGGAGCGCTTGGCCATCAAATTGTCGACAGTGCATTGACAACGCCACCTCCATTTATTGACGGCGCCATTTTTTTAGCCTCCATTTCACAGGTGAAAAAAAGTGAACCTGGTCAGCCTGGTTATAAAATTTCGATTGTAAATAAGGATCGGCAGCGACTAGGTAACGTTTTGTTTAACAATGTTTATGGCGTATTTGGAGAATGGGAACAAGGTTTATCACAAAGTTTGCGACAGCCAATGGAAATTATGCATGATTCAGAAATAAAGCGCGGAGAAGCGCAAATGCTGACAGCGATTGAAGGCGAAAAAGTTGAAAAATTTGCAATTACCATTGATAAAGTTGATGGAGCCAATATTGTATTTCGCGTAACTGACCCTAAATTATTAAGTAAAACAGGCGGCATTTTACAAGGAATGAGCGGTAGCCCAATCATTCAAAATGACCGTTTTGTCGGTGCGGTAACGCATATGTTTGTCGAACATCCTGCAAAAGGTGCTGCTTTGTCGATAGGAGAAATGCTAAAAAAATCACCAAAATAA
- the spo0A gene encoding sporulation transcription factor Spo0A: protein MSKVKIAVADDNRDLLKAMEAYFTDHTHIELIATAQNGKICIKMLEEVQPDVLLLDIIMPHLDGLAVLETLYNDNRLENMQVIMLTAFGQEDVMKQAVNYGASYFMLKPFEFEQLEQKILQCAKHAPEPTKQQRTSVLQPKGAQKVDQRQLDTTITAIIKEIGVPAHIKGYVYLREAIQMVYYDIELLSSVTKILYPDIAEKFNTTPSRVERAIRHAIEVAWNRGNYESISEMFGYTVHHLKSKPTNSEFIAMIADKIRIELVAS, encoded by the coding sequence ATGTCAAAAGTAAAAATTGCAGTTGCGGATGATAATCGAGATTTGTTGAAAGCGATGGAAGCATATTTCACAGATCATACGCATATCGAATTAATTGCGACTGCACAAAACGGTAAAATATGCATTAAAATGTTAGAAGAGGTCCAACCTGATGTTTTGTTGCTTGATATCATTATGCCACATCTCGACGGCTTAGCGGTATTAGAGACTTTATATAACGATAATCGTTTAGAAAATATGCAAGTTATTATGCTAACAGCCTTTGGACAAGAGGATGTTATGAAGCAAGCAGTAAACTATGGTGCTTCCTACTTTATGCTGAAGCCTTTTGAATTCGAGCAGCTAGAGCAAAAAATTCTACAATGTGCGAAGCATGCACCTGAGCCAACAAAGCAACAGCGTACGAGCGTGCTACAGCCGAAAGGTGCACAAAAGGTTGACCAGCGTCAGCTTGATACGACAATTACAGCAATCATTAAAGAAATTGGCGTGCCAGCACACATTAAAGGCTATGTTTATTTACGTGAAGCGATTCAAATGGTTTATTACGATATCGAGCTACTTAGCTCTGTAACGAAAATTTTATATCCAGATATCGCAGAAAAATTCAATACAACACCATCACGTGTAGAGCGTGCGATTCGTCATGCTATCGAAGTTGCATGGAATAGAGGGAACTATGAATCGATTTCCGAAATGTTTGGTTATACGGTGCACCACCTAAAATCGAAGCCAACAAATTCAGAATTCATCGCCATGATTGCGGATAAAATTCGCATTGAGTTAGTGGCGAGCTGA
- a CDS encoding DUF342 domain-containing protein, with translation MSIFTNDYFEMTEQNGKVFIRTIKSGFPLKDFDTILRSHPRVKLTNFAVLKNVLATESETTTEIGIWLPNIEIEVARDNMSASLFIYETVEELQQNSERFIAEIESLLQQKKIVHGIQPIQIEKIVPTKAYLIAQGTPPIKGEDAKITYLEIPERKPVIQEDGKADYYEMNFIFEIHEDSWLGEKILAQPGVDGQTIFGETIVAAHGKDIPLKYDRKAAYEVEEDGKIVLRSKYAGALGQVQGQLTISHHLSINNDIGIETGNIDFQGSLTVRGTVQSGFSIIAKGDISIESNEGITGAKLIRSLEGDIYIRGGVFGLGETEIEAGGNIYIKHVNEANLKANGEIHIGSYSLGSHLSANSIFLDERKGKIIGGTATAKDMIVSAIAGNHLERRTELIINTFNKKELQAIIQEKAKLLKNEQDEIVKYEAQLEKILSSQGTLNSQQAAVVEQVKQKINALKKYVASLDNEIKVSINDLHNAGKEEIKITKEAYPGTYIQIGKKSSLLTKMTNGTFLLDSGELNV, from the coding sequence GTGTCTATTTTTACGAATGATTATTTTGAAATGACAGAGCAAAATGGAAAAGTGTTTATTCGCACAATCAAATCGGGTTTTCCTTTAAAGGACTTTGATACTATTTTGAGATCACATCCACGTGTCAAGTTGACTAATTTTGCTGTATTAAAAAATGTATTAGCAACAGAAAGTGAGACGACAACTGAAATTGGTATATGGCTGCCCAATATCGAAATTGAAGTAGCGCGTGATAATATGTCAGCTTCACTTTTTATTTATGAAACTGTAGAGGAATTACAGCAAAATAGTGAGCGCTTCATCGCTGAAATTGAAAGCCTTTTACAGCAAAAAAAGATTGTTCATGGTATTCAACCAATTCAAATAGAAAAAATTGTTCCAACAAAAGCATATTTAATTGCACAAGGCACACCACCGATTAAAGGTGAGGATGCAAAAATTACATATTTGGAAATACCTGAACGTAAACCGGTTATTCAAGAGGATGGGAAAGCCGATTACTATGAAATGAATTTTATTTTTGAAATACATGAGGATAGCTGGCTCGGTGAAAAAATATTGGCACAGCCAGGAGTTGATGGCCAAACCATTTTTGGAGAAACTATTGTGGCTGCTCACGGCAAGGATATCCCTTTAAAATATGATCGCAAAGCAGCTTATGAAGTAGAAGAGGATGGCAAAATTGTTTTACGTTCTAAATATGCTGGTGCATTAGGTCAAGTGCAAGGGCAGTTAACAATTAGCCATCATTTATCCATTAATAATGATATCGGTATTGAAACAGGCAACATCGATTTTCAAGGCTCTTTAACCGTTCGAGGAACTGTACAAAGCGGTTTTTCCATTATCGCAAAAGGGGATATTTCCATTGAGTCAAATGAAGGAATAACAGGGGCTAAGCTTATTCGTTCATTAGAGGGCGATATTTACATTCGTGGCGGCGTTTTCGGTTTAGGGGAAACCGAAATCGAGGCTGGAGGAAATATATATATAAAGCACGTAAATGAAGCAAATTTAAAAGCCAATGGAGAAATTCATATTGGATCTTATTCGTTAGGCTCGCACTTATCAGCAAATTCTATTTTTTTAGATGAGCGCAAGGGGAAAATTATAGGTGGAACGGCAACAGCGAAGGATATGATTGTATCGGCTATTGCAGGTAATCACTTAGAACGCAGAACAGAGCTTATTATTAATACATTCAATAAAAAAGAGCTGCAAGCAATCATTCAAGAAAAAGCGAAGCTATTGAAAAATGAGCAGGATGAAATTGTGAAATATGAGGCGCAATTGGAAAAAATTTTGTCATCACAGGGCACATTAAATAGTCAGCAAGCAGCTGTTGTCGAGCAAGTGAAGCAAAAAATCAACGCATTAAAAAAATATGTCGCAAGCTTAGATAACGAAATTAAAGTGAGCATTAATGATTTACACAACGCTGGAAAAGAGGAAATTAAAATTACGAAGGAAGCGTACCCTGGTACGTATATTCAAATTGGTAAGAAATCATCTCTTTTAACAAAAATGACAAATGGTACATTTTTATTGGATTCAGGGGAGTTGAATGTATAA
- a CDS encoding glycerophosphodiester phosphodiesterase, whose protein sequence is MSLPIYAHRGASAYALENTMEAFQKALKLGANGIELDVQCSKDGQLIVFHDNNIKRLTGVNRLVQDCSLEELQSYRLGKRFSRIFSTKHMPKLHDIIEWANKENVALNIELKESLMTNQDALIQLLKTIRLPAHSHFSSFYEQLLIIVKKHCPHIETAFLVTKKFDWTKLGKLSHIDTIHAHKKYYKRNYLKACEYAGKNIRFYSITGKESFIAQPHPSVVGWITDYPDIVAKNSI, encoded by the coding sequence ATGAGCCTTCCGATATATGCACATCGAGGTGCTTCTGCCTACGCTCTTGAAAACACAATGGAGGCATTTCAAAAAGCGCTAAAGCTCGGTGCAAATGGTATCGAATTGGATGTGCAATGCTCAAAAGATGGACAATTGATAGTTTTTCACGATAATAATATAAAGCGTTTAACAGGTGTGAATCGGCTTGTACAGGACTGTTCGTTAGAAGAGCTGCAAAGCTACCGTTTAGGAAAGCGCTTTTCGCGTATTTTCTCAACGAAGCATATGCCCAAACTGCATGATATCATTGAATGGGCGAATAAGGAAAACGTGGCCTTGAACATTGAGCTAAAGGAATCACTAATGACAAATCAAGATGCATTAATTCAGCTATTAAAAACGATTCGCCTGCCAGCTCACAGCCATTTTTCATCATTTTATGAGCAGTTACTTATTATTGTGAAAAAACATTGTCCACATATAGAAACGGCATTTTTAGTGACGAAAAAATTTGATTGGACAAAATTGGGGAAATTATCACATATCGATACAATCCATGCGCATAAAAAATATTATAAGCGCAACTATTTAAAAGCGTGCGAGTATGCGGGAAAAAACATTCGCTTTTATAGCATCACGGGCAAGGAGTCTTTTATTGCTCAGCCACATCCAAGTGTTGTAGGGTGGATTACGGATTATCCAGATATTGTAGCGAAAAATAGCATATAG
- a CDS encoding DUF2627 domain-containing protein: MARMAAFIVLLIPGLMAAAGIKLMRDTLFGVLISPIPWIWLQFVIGIILFLIGFGFFAGFLLHRDRKKGKVAERWQK; encoded by the coding sequence ATGGCTCGAATGGCTGCATTTATTGTACTACTAATTCCTGGACTTATGGCAGCTGCTGGAATTAAATTGATGCGAGATACACTGTTCGGTGTGTTGATTTCTCCCATCCCTTGGATTTGGTTACAATTTGTCATTGGGATTATTTTATTTTTAATCGGCTTCGGCTTTTTTGCAGGCTTCTTACTACACAGAGATCGTAAAAAAGGAAAAGTAGCAGAGCGTTGGCAAAAATAA
- a CDS encoding Glu/Leu/Phe/Val family dehydrogenase: MEIFKYMEKYDYEQLVFCQDKESGLKAIIAIHDTTLGPALGGSRMWTYASEEDAIEDALRLARGMTYKNAAAGLNLGGGKTVIIGDPFKDKNEEMFRALGRFIQGLNGRYITAEDVGTTVTDMDLIHEETNYVTGISPAFGSSGNPSPVTAYGVYLGIKAAAKEAFGTDILEGRTVAVQGLGNVAYTLCEYLHKDGVKLVVTDINKAAVDRVVSAFGATAVDPADIYKQDVDIFAPCALGAIINDETIPQLKAKVIAGSANNQLQESRHGQILHEKGIIYAPDYVINAGGVINVADELYGYNRDRAMKRVETIYDSIAKILTISKEQDVPTYLAANKLAEDRIARVAKSRSQFLRNEKNILNGR, encoded by the coding sequence ATGGAAATCTTTAAGTACATGGAAAAGTATGATTATGAACAACTCGTTTTTTGTCAGGACAAAGAATCGGGCTTAAAGGCAATTATTGCAATCCATGATACGACGTTAGGACCAGCACTCGGTGGTTCACGTATGTGGACATATGCATCAGAGGAAGATGCAATCGAGGATGCATTGCGATTAGCGCGTGGTATGACTTACAAAAATGCGGCAGCAGGCTTAAATTTAGGCGGAGGCAAAACGGTTATTATCGGCGATCCATTTAAAGATAAAAACGAAGAAATGTTCCGTGCATTAGGTCGCTTTATTCAAGGCTTAAATGGTCGTTATATTACAGCAGAGGATGTTGGGACAACAGTAACTGATATGGATTTAATCCATGAGGAAACAAACTATGTGACAGGTATTTCACCAGCGTTTGGTTCATCGGGTAACCCATCTCCTGTAACGGCATATGGCGTTTATTTAGGTATTAAAGCAGCTGCGAAAGAAGCATTTGGTACAGATATACTTGAAGGACGTACAGTTGCTGTACAAGGGCTAGGAAACGTTGCATATACACTATGTGAGTATTTACATAAAGACGGTGTAAAATTAGTTGTAACAGATATTAACAAAGCAGCCGTTGATCGTGTTGTTAGCGCATTTGGCGCGACAGCCGTTGACCCAGCTGACATTTATAAGCAAGATGTAGACATTTTTGCACCATGTGCACTTGGTGCGATTATTAATGATGAGACGATTCCACAATTAAAAGCGAAGGTCATTGCTGGCTCAGCGAACAACCAGCTACAGGAATCACGTCATGGTCAAATTTTACATGAAAAAGGCATTATTTATGCCCCTGACTATGTGATTAATGCAGGCGGGGTAATCAATGTAGCAGATGAGCTATATGGCTATAATCGCGACCGTGCGATGAAGCGAGTAGAAACAATTTACGATAGCATCGCAAAAATCTTAACAATTTCAAAAGAGCAAGATGTACCGACATACTTAGCTGCAAACAAGCTTGCAGAGGATCGTATTGCGCGTGTTGCGAAATCTCGTAGCCAATTTTTACGCAATGAAAAAAATATTTTAAACGGTCGTTAA
- the lpdA gene encoding dihydrolipoyl dehydrogenase, translated as MAHEYDVVILGGGTGGYVAAIRAAQLGLKTAVVEKAKLGGTCLHKGCIPSKALLRSAEVYRTAKESETFGVEVAGVKLQFEQVQNRKNSIIKTLHAGIEGLMKKGKIDVYYGTGRILGPSIFSPMPGTISVELADGGENEMLVPTNVIIATGSKPATLEGIPVDGERILNSDHALELESLPASILIVGGGVIGIEWASMLCDFGVDVTVLEYGDRILPTEDADISKEMTKALTKRGVRIVTNARMQTETLKADEEVSITVTAGDTTETYSAEKMLVSVGRTANTEGIGLENTEIVTERSYIQVNANYQTKESHIYAIGDAIGGMQLAHVASHEGIVAVEHIAGHKTEAIHYPNVARCIYSYPEASSVGLTEAQAKEQGFDVKVAKFPFKAIGKALVHGDAEGFVKMIADSKTNDLLGVHMIGPHVTDMISESALALLLDASPWEIAQTIHPHPSLSEIIGEAALAIEGRAIHF; from the coding sequence ATGGCACATGAATATGATGTGGTCATTTTAGGTGGCGGAACAGGCGGTTATGTTGCAGCCATTCGAGCAGCACAGCTCGGTTTAAAAACAGCGGTTGTTGAAAAGGCGAAGCTAGGAGGCACATGCTTGCATAAAGGCTGTATCCCAAGCAAGGCGCTGTTAAGAAGCGCTGAAGTATATCGCACAGCAAAAGAAAGTGAAACATTTGGAGTAGAAGTAGCAGGCGTCAAATTGCAATTTGAACAAGTGCAAAATCGTAAAAACTCCATTATTAAAACATTACATGCAGGTATCGAAGGTTTAATGAAAAAAGGTAAAATTGATGTTTATTATGGTACAGGTCGTATATTAGGTCCTTCTATATTTTCTCCGATGCCTGGAACAATTTCAGTGGAGCTAGCGGACGGTGGCGAAAATGAAATGCTCGTACCAACAAATGTCATTATCGCAACTGGTTCAAAGCCAGCAACGCTGGAAGGGATTCCTGTTGACGGAGAACGTATATTAAATTCTGACCATGCACTAGAGCTGGAATCACTACCTGCTTCTATATTAATTGTAGGTGGTGGCGTAATTGGAATTGAATGGGCATCAATGCTTTGTGACTTTGGTGTGGATGTAACGGTTTTGGAGTATGGGGATCGCATTTTACCAACGGAGGATGCAGATATTTCCAAGGAAATGACGAAGGCGTTAACGAAGCGCGGTGTACGCATTGTGACAAATGCTCGCATGCAGACGGAAACGTTAAAAGCAGATGAGGAAGTATCCATTACAGTTACTGCTGGTGATACAACAGAGACATATAGCGCTGAAAAAATGCTCGTGAGCGTAGGACGTACAGCAAACACTGAAGGTATTGGTCTCGAAAATACCGAAATCGTAACAGAGCGCTCTTACATTCAAGTAAATGCTAACTATCAAACGAAGGAAAGCCATATTTATGCAATCGGCGATGCGATTGGTGGTATGCAGTTAGCGCATGTCGCTTCACATGAAGGCATTGTTGCGGTAGAGCATATTGCAGGACATAAAACAGAGGCGATTCATTATCCAAATGTGGCACGCTGTATTTATTCGTATCCAGAGGCATCAAGCGTTGGCTTGACAGAGGCGCAGGCGAAAGAGCAAGGCTTCGATGTCAAGGTGGCGAAGTTTCCATTTAAAGCAATCGGTAAAGCATTAGTGCATGGGGATGCGGAAGGCTTTGTCAAAATGATTGCAGATAGTAAAACAAACGACTTGTTAGGCGTTCATATGATTGGTCCACATGTAACAGATATGATTTCAGAATCAGCGCTTGCGCTATTGCTTGATGCAAGTCCATGGGAGATTGCTCAAACAATTCACCCACACCCATCACTAAGTGAAATTATTGGGGAAGCTGCACTGGCAATAGAAGGTCGAGCAATTCACTTCTAA
- a CDS encoding thiamine pyrophosphate-dependent dehydrogenase E1 component subunit alpha, whose protein sequence is MLKHEDLGLTNEDVLKMYETMLMARRIDERMWLLNRAGKIPFVISCQGQEAAQVGAAFALDNNKDYIAPYYRDMGVVLHFGMTAKDLMLSAFAKAEDPNSGGRQMPGHFGQKKNRILTGSSPVTTQVPHAVGVALAGKIQQEDFITFVTLGEGSSNQGDFHEGANFAGVHKLPVIIMVENNQYAISVPVERQLGCAKVSDRGIGYGMPGVTVDGKNPLEVYKVVKEAADRARRGEGPSLIETVTYRLTAHSSDDDDRQYRTAEDIAEGKANDPLLLFENYLLEAGVATAETFEELNAKIAAIVNEATDYAEAAPYAKPEHALKYVYAEEGDE, encoded by the coding sequence ATGTTAAAACACGAAGACCTTGGATTAACAAATGAAGATGTATTAAAAATGTATGAAACGATGCTGATGGCAAGACGTATTGATGAGCGTATGTGGCTATTAAATCGCGCGGGGAAAATACCTTTTGTTATTTCTTGTCAAGGACAGGAGGCTGCACAGGTTGGCGCAGCATTTGCTTTAGATAATAACAAAGACTATATCGCACCATATTATCGTGATATGGGCGTTGTTCTACATTTTGGTATGACAGCAAAGGATTTAATGCTATCAGCTTTTGCAAAGGCCGAGGACCCGAACTCTGGTGGTCGTCAAATGCCAGGGCACTTTGGGCAAAAGAAGAATCGTATTTTAACAGGTTCTTCACCAGTAACGACACAAGTACCACATGCAGTTGGTGTTGCGCTTGCAGGGAAAATTCAGCAAGAGGATTTTATTACCTTCGTAACATTGGGGGAGGGCTCGTCTAACCAAGGTGACTTCCATGAAGGAGCAAACTTCGCAGGCGTGCATAAGCTACCTGTTATTATTATGGTAGAAAACAATCAATATGCAATTTCTGTGCCTGTTGAGCGCCAATTAGGCTGTGCGAAAGTATCCGACCGCGGTATTGGCTATGGTATGCCAGGTGTTACAGTGGATGGCAAAAATCCACTTGAAGTATATAAAGTAGTAAAAGAAGCAGCAGATCGTGCTAGACGTGGAGAAGGGCCAAGCTTAATTGAAACGGTCACATATCGTTTAACAGCGCACTCATCAGACGATGACGATCGCCAATATCGAACAGCGGAAGATATAGCAGAAGGTAAGGCAAATGACCCGTTGCTATTATTTGAAAACTACTTGCTTGAAGCGGGCGTAGCGACAGCTGAGACGTTTGAGGAGCTAAATGCTAAAATTGCTGCAATTGTTAATGAAGCAACAGATTATGCAGAGGCAGCACCATACGCGAAGCCAGAGCACGCATTGAAATACGTTTATGCTGAGGAGGGTGACGAATAA
- a CDS encoding alpha-ketoacid dehydrogenase subunit beta, which translates to MAVMSYIDAINLAMKEEMERDERVFILGEDVGRKGGVFKATSGLYNQFGEYRVLDTPLAESAIAGVAIGAAMYGMRPIAEMQFADFIMPAVNQIVSEAAKIRYRSNNDWTCPLVVRAPFGGGIHGALYHSQSVEALFAGTPGLKIVIPSTPYDAKGLLKAAIRDEDPVLFFEHKRAYRLIKGEVPADDYTLPIGKADVKREGDDITVITYGLAVHFALQAAERLAADGIQAHILDLRTVYPLDKEAIIEAASKTGKVLLVTEDNKEGSIMSEVSAIIAEHCLFDLDAPIKRLAGPDVPAMPYAPTMEKFFMINPDKVEQAMRELAAF; encoded by the coding sequence ATGGCTGTGATGTCTTATATTGATGCAATTAATTTAGCAATGAAAGAAGAGATGGAACGCGATGAGCGCGTCTTTATTTTAGGGGAGGACGTTGGACGCAAAGGTGGCGTATTTAAAGCAACATCAGGGCTTTACAACCAATTTGGCGAATATCGCGTCCTTGATACACCTTTAGCAGAAAGCGCGATTGCAGGTGTTGCGATTGGGGCCGCGATGTATGGCATGCGTCCAATTGCCGAAATGCAATTTGCTGATTTCATTATGCCAGCAGTGAACCAAATTGTGTCGGAGGCAGCGAAAATTCGCTACCGCTCGAACAATGATTGGACATGTCCTTTAGTTGTGCGTGCACCATTTGGTGGAGGAATCCACGGAGCGCTTTACCATTCACAATCAGTAGAGGCGCTATTTGCAGGAACACCAGGCTTAAAAATCGTTATCCCTTCTACACCATATGATGCGAAAGGCTTGTTAAAAGCGGCAATTCGTGATGAAGACCCAGTGCTATTTTTCGAGCATAAGCGTGCGTATCGTCTAATTAAAGGGGAAGTGCCAGCAGATGATTATACATTACCGATTGGTAAGGCAGACGTGAAACGTGAAGGTGACGATATTACCGTAATCACTTACGGCTTAGCAGTACATTTTGCATTGCAAGCAGCAGAGCGCTTAGCGGCAGACGGTATTCAAGCACATATTTTAGATTTACGTACAGTTTACCCATTAGATAAAGAAGCGATTATTGAAGCGGCAAGCAAAACAGGCAAAGTGTTGCTTGTAACAGAAGATAATAAAGAAGGTAGCATTATGAGTGAAGTGTCAGCAATTATTGCGGAGCATTGCTTATTTGATTTAGATGCGCCAATTAAGCGTTTAGCTGGTCCAGATGTACCTGCAATGCCTTACGCACCAACAATGGAAAAATTCTTCATGATTAATCCTGATAAAGTTGAGCAAGCAATGCGTGAGCTTGCTGCATTTTAA